The Magnolia sinica isolate HGM2019 unplaced genomic scaffold, MsV1 ctg250, whole genome shotgun sequence genome contains a region encoding:
- the LOC131236170 gene encoding transcription factor SRM1-like, which produces MSADETSSGSSWSREQDNLFEEALVSYPEDCSDRWEKIAAAVPGKTIDEIKQHYELLVEDINNIEAGLVPLPCYASSSEGSADHEGEGGAGRKAAHFGNFQNDSSHGGKASRSDQERRKGIAWTEDEHR; this is translated from the coding sequence ATGAGCGCTGATGAGACAAGCAGCGGCTCCTCGTGGAGTAGGGAGCAGGATAATTTATTTGAGGAAGCCCTGGTGTCATATCCTGAGGATTGCAGTGACCGCTGGGAGAAGATCGCCGCAGCTGTGCCGGGGAAGACCATCGACGAGATCAAACAACATTATGAGCTTTTAGTGGAAGACATCAACAACATCGAGGCTGGTCTTGTGCCTTTGCCTTGTTATGCATCTTCATCAGAGGGTTCAGCCGACCATGAGGGTGAAGGAGGGGCTGGTAGGAAAGCTGCCCATTTTGGGAATTTTCAGAATGATTCCAGCCATGGCGGGAAAGCGTCGAGGTCTGATCAAGAACGCCGGAAGGGAATAGCTTGGACGGAAGATGAACATAGGTAA